The following proteins come from a genomic window of Pseudomonas sp. J452:
- a CDS encoding DUF1289 domain-containing protein, with translation MSKNPCIDICKFADEICLGCGRSKREIKAWKKLDKAERRVVLVEAAQRLRVLKTKGRGKSR, from the coding sequence ATGAGCAAGAATCCCTGCATCGATATCTGCAAGTTCGCCGATGAGATTTGTCTCGGTTGCGGGCGCAGCAAGCGCGAGATCAAGGCCTGGAAGAAGCTCGACAAGGCTGAACGCAGGGTCGTGTTGGTAGAAGCCGCCCAGCGCCTGCGGGTGCTCAAGACCAAGGGGCGGGGCAAATCCCGCTAG
- the mupP gene encoding N-acetylmuramic acid 6-phosphate phosphatase MupP: MRLRAVLFDMDGTLLDTAPDFIAACQAMLKARDLPAVDDQLIRDQISGGARAMVAATFAMDIQAEGFEALRLEFLERYQQHCAVLSRPFAGMPELLADIEQAKLIWGVATNKPVCFAEPIMQQLGLAERSAVLVCPDHVSRSKPDPEMLLLACQKIGVQPGEVLFVGDDARDIEAGRAAGCKTAAVTYGYIHPDDNPRHWGADVVVEHPLELRGVLDRALCSC; the protein is encoded by the coding sequence ATGCGCTTGCGAGCCGTACTCTTCGACATGGACGGAACCCTGCTGGACACCGCCCCGGACTTCATCGCCGCGTGCCAGGCCATGCTCAAGGCGCGCGACCTGCCGGCCGTGGACGACCAATTGATCCGCGACCAGATCTCCGGCGGCGCCCGCGCCATGGTGGCCGCCACCTTTGCCATGGACATCCAGGCCGAAGGTTTCGAGGCCCTGCGCCTGGAGTTCCTCGAACGCTACCAGCAGCACTGCGCCGTACTCAGCCGGCCGTTCGCCGGCATGCCCGAACTGCTTGCCGATATCGAGCAGGCCAAGCTGATCTGGGGCGTGGCGACCAACAAGCCCGTGTGCTTCGCCGAACCGATCATGCAGCAGCTGGGCCTGGCCGAGCGCTCGGCAGTGCTGGTCTGCCCGGATCACGTCAGCCGCAGCAAGCCGGACCCGGAAATGCTCCTGCTGGCCTGCCAGAAGATCGGCGTACAGCCCGGTGAAGTGCTGTTCGTCGGTGACGACGCGCGCGACATCGAAGCCGGCCGCGCCGCTGGCTGCAAGACCGCCGCAGTCACCTATGGCTACATCCACCCGGACGACAACCCGCGCCACTGGGGGGCCGACGTGGTAGTGGAGCATCCCCTGGAATTGCGCGGCGTGCTCGACCGCGCCCTGTGCAGCTGCTGA
- a CDS encoding GGDEF domain-containing protein, whose amino-acid sequence MAPHNQSNTIDFDAAKLQRLGYARAAQQVLKPVSLAQLRQQLGMQLQTSLEVDRILELFFREVQRLVPLGALSYQLASCDLRLELGERANHSAGYRLSHEGEYLGELVFRRNQRFSEDELGQLESLLASLLFPLRNALLYRAALQTALRDPLTDTGNRIAMNQALQREIDLARRNLQPLSVLMLDIDHFKRINDSHGHITGDEVLKAVAGALKNSLRNIDMVFRYGGEEFMVLLSNTNREAAAMVGERLRMAILELQYLVENRAIDLTISIGCATLLAGESVDSLQRRADNALYVSKREGRNRLSMAG is encoded by the coding sequence ATGGCTCCGCACAATCAGTCCAACACCATCGATTTCGACGCCGCCAAGCTGCAACGCCTCGGCTATGCCCGTGCGGCACAGCAGGTTCTGAAGCCGGTCAGCCTGGCGCAACTGCGCCAGCAACTGGGCATGCAGCTGCAGACCTCGCTGGAAGTCGACCGCATCCTCGAACTGTTCTTCCGTGAAGTGCAGCGCCTGGTGCCGCTGGGCGCACTGAGCTACCAACTGGCCTCCTGCGACCTGCGCCTGGAACTGGGCGAACGCGCCAACCACTCGGCCGGCTACCGCCTCAGCCACGAGGGCGAGTACCTCGGTGAACTGGTATTCCGCCGCAACCAGCGCTTCAGCGAAGACGAGCTGGGCCAGCTGGAATCGCTGCTGGCCAGCCTGCTGTTCCCGCTGCGCAACGCCCTGCTCTACCGCGCCGCCCTGCAGACCGCCTTGCGCGACCCGTTGACCGACACCGGCAACCGCATCGCCATGAACCAGGCCCTGCAACGCGAGATCGACCTGGCGCGACGCAACCTGCAACCGCTGTCGGTACTGATGCTGGACATCGACCACTTCAAGCGGATCAACGACAGCCACGGCCACATCACCGGCGACGAAGTGCTCAAGGCCGTGGCCGGCGCCCTGAAGAACAGCCTGCGCAACATCGACATGGTGTTCCGCTACGGCGGCGAGGAATTCATGGTGCTGCTCTCCAACACCAACCGCGAAGCCGCCGCCATGGTCGGCGAGCGCCTGCGCATGGCGATACTGGAGCTGCAATACCTGGTGGAAAACCGCGCCATCGACCTGACCATCAGTATCGGCTGCGCCACCCTGCTGGCAGGTGAGTCGGTCGACAGCCTGCAACGCCGCGCCGACAACGCGCTGTATGTGTCCAAGCGCGAGGGGCGTAATCGCCTGTCCATGGCAGGATAA
- a CDS encoding TRZ/ATZ family hydrolase, whose protein sequence is MPDQRAPLDLLLLPTWLVPVEPAGVVLREHGLGIRDGRIALIAPHAEALKHPAKEVRELPGHLLTPGLINAHGHAAMTLFRGLADDLPLMSWLQDHIWPAEAKWVDEEFVRDGTELAIAEQLKGGITCFSDMYFFPEVASELVHKSGIRAQMTIPVLDFPTPGARDADEALRKGLKLFDELKLHPRIKIAFGPHAPYSVSDDKLENVRMLAEELDAGIHMHVHETAFEVQQSLELHGVRPLQRLANLGLLGPRFQAVHMTQISDEDIALLVESNSSVIHCPESNLKLASGFCPVEKLWQAGVNVAIGTDGAASNNNLDLLGETRTAALLAKAVAGSATALDAHSALRMATLNGARALGLDEQTGSLELGKLADLVAFDLSGLAQQPVYDPVSQLIYAGSRSCVQHLWVGGKQLLDQGRLSRLDEDRIIANARAWGARIADKHSI, encoded by the coding sequence ATGCCCGACCAGCGCGCGCCGCTCGACCTGCTGCTCCTGCCCACCTGGCTGGTGCCGGTCGAGCCTGCCGGGGTGGTGTTGCGCGAGCATGGGCTGGGCATCCGCGATGGCCGCATCGCCCTGATCGCGCCACACGCCGAAGCGCTCAAGCATCCGGCCAAGGAAGTGCGCGAGCTGCCGGGGCATCTGCTCACTCCCGGCCTGATCAACGCCCACGGCCATGCGGCGATGACCCTGTTCCGCGGCCTGGCCGATGACCTGCCGCTGATGAGCTGGCTGCAGGACCATATCTGGCCAGCCGAAGCCAAGTGGGTCGACGAGGAGTTCGTGCGCGATGGCACCGAACTGGCCATCGCCGAACAGCTCAAGGGCGGCATCACCTGCTTCTCCGACATGTACTTCTTCCCGGAAGTGGCCAGCGAGCTGGTGCACAAGAGCGGCATCCGCGCGCAGATGACCATTCCCGTGCTGGACTTCCCCACCCCTGGCGCACGCGACGCCGACGAGGCGCTGCGCAAGGGCCTCAAGCTGTTCGATGAACTCAAGCTGCACCCGCGGATCAAGATCGCCTTCGGCCCGCACGCGCCCTACTCGGTGAGCGACGACAAGCTGGAAAACGTACGCATGCTGGCCGAGGAGCTGGACGCCGGCATTCATATGCACGTGCATGAGACCGCCTTCGAGGTGCAACAGAGCCTGGAGCTGCATGGCGTGCGCCCGCTGCAGCGGCTGGCCAACCTCGGCCTGCTCGGCCCGCGATTCCAGGCCGTGCACATGACCCAGATCAGCGACGAAGACATCGCCCTGCTGGTAGAAAGTAACAGCAGCGTGATCCATTGCCCGGAGTCCAACCTCAAGCTGGCCAGCGGCTTCTGCCCGGTGGAAAAGCTCTGGCAAGCTGGCGTCAACGTCGCCATCGGCACCGACGGCGCGGCCAGCAACAACAACCTCGACCTGCTCGGCGAAACCCGTACCGCCGCCCTGCTGGCCAAGGCCGTGGCCGGCAGCGCCACCGCCCTGGATGCCCACAGCGCGCTGCGCATGGCCACCCTCAACGGTGCGCGCGCCCTCGGCCTGGATGAGCAGACCGGCTCACTGGAGCTGGGCAAACTGGCCGACCTGGTCGCCTTCGACCTCTCCGGCCTGGCCCAGCAACCGGTCTATGACCCGGTGTCGCAACTGATTTACGCCGGCAGCCGCAGCTGCGTGCAGCACCTGTGGGTCGGCGGCAAACAACTGCTCGACCAGGGCCGCCTGAGCCGCCTGGACGAAGACCGCATCATCGCCAATGCCCGCGCCTGGGGCGCGCGCATTGCTGACAAGCATTCGATTTGA
- a CDS encoding YciK family oxidoreductase: MFDYQARPDLLQGRVILVTGAGRGIGAAAAKTFAAHGATVLLLGKTEANLTAVYDEIEAAGHPQPAVIPFNLETALPHQYDELAAMLESEFGKIDGLLHNAAIIGPRTPLEQLSGDNFMRVMQVNVNAMFMLTSTLLPLLKLSDDASVLFTSSSVGRKGRAYWGAYAVSKFATEGLMQTLADEVDGISNVRANSINPGATRTSMRAQAYPGENPANNPEPEAIMPAYLYLMGPDSKGVNGQAFDAQ, translated from the coding sequence ATGTTTGACTACCAAGCCCGCCCCGACCTGCTGCAAGGCCGGGTGATTCTGGTCACCGGTGCCGGCCGCGGTATCGGCGCCGCTGCCGCCAAGACCTTCGCCGCCCATGGCGCCACCGTATTGCTGCTGGGCAAGACCGAAGCCAACCTGACCGCGGTGTACGACGAGATCGAAGCCGCCGGCCACCCGCAACCGGCGGTGATCCCGTTCAACCTGGAAACCGCCCTGCCGCACCAGTACGACGAACTGGCCGCGATGCTGGAAAGCGAGTTCGGCAAGATCGACGGCCTGCTGCACAACGCCGCCATCATCGGCCCACGCACGCCGCTGGAGCAGCTATCCGGTGACAACTTCATGCGCGTCATGCAGGTCAACGTCAACGCCATGTTCATGCTCACCAGCACCCTGCTGCCGTTGCTCAAACTGTCGGATGACGCCTCGGTGCTGTTCACCTCCAGCAGCGTCGGACGCAAGGGCCGCGCTTACTGGGGCGCCTATGCGGTGTCCAAATTCGCCACCGAAGGCCTGATGCAGACCCTGGCTGACGAAGTCGACGGCATCAGCAACGTGCGCGCCAACAGCATCAACCCCGGCGCCACCCGCACCAGCATGCGCGCCCAGGCCTACCCGGGGGAAAACCCGGCGAACAACCCCGAGCCTGAAGCCATCATGCCGGCCTATCTGTACCTGATGGGCCCGGACAGCAAAGGCGTCAATGGTCAGGCTTTCGACGCGCAGTAA
- the scpB gene encoding SMC-Scp complex subunit ScpB, which translates to MNLSDPQELASLLEAFLLASGKPQSLERICELFDEAERPELATIRDALSILAASCQGRAFELKEVASGYRLQVREKFAPWVGRLWEERPQRYSRAMLETLALIAYRQPITRGEIEDIRGVAVNSQIVKTLLEREWIRVVGHRDVPGKPAMLATTRQFLDHFNLKNLDELPTLAELRELEPEPMLALEDDLPVPAGLQARADAAGAEEAAEPRDETSFRSLLAELDTMEQGLKTDFDDLALDDEIEAESETADESLVDLDAKDPLH; encoded by the coding sequence ATGAATCTGAGCGACCCCCAAGAGCTGGCCAGCCTGCTGGAAGCATTTCTCCTGGCCTCCGGCAAACCGCAATCGCTGGAGCGCATCTGCGAGCTGTTCGACGAAGCCGAGCGCCCGGAGCTGGCGACCATCCGCGATGCCCTGAGCATTCTCGCCGCCTCCTGCCAGGGGCGGGCCTTCGAGCTGAAGGAAGTCGCCTCCGGCTATCGCCTGCAGGTGCGCGAGAAGTTTGCGCCCTGGGTCGGCCGTCTGTGGGAAGAGCGGCCGCAGCGCTATTCGCGGGCCATGCTCGAAACCCTGGCGCTGATCGCCTACCGCCAGCCGATCACCCGTGGCGAGATCGAGGATATCCGTGGCGTGGCGGTCAACAGCCAGATCGTCAAAACCCTGCTGGAGCGCGAGTGGATTCGCGTGGTCGGCCATCGTGACGTGCCCGGCAAGCCGGCGATGCTGGCCACCACCCGGCAGTTCCTCGACCACTTCAACCTGAAGAACCTCGACGAATTGCCGACCCTGGCCGAGCTGCGCGAGCTGGAGCCTGAGCCGATGCTGGCGCTGGAAGACGACTTGCCGGTGCCGGCTGGTCTGCAGGCGCGTGCCGATGCCGCTGGCGCAGAAGAAGCGGCCGAGCCGCGCGACGAAACCAGCTTCCGTAGCCTGCTGGCCGAGCTGGATACCATGGAGCAGGGGTTGAAGACCGACTTCGACGACCTGGCCCTGGACGATGAGATCGAAGCTGAATCCGAGACTGCCGACGAGTCGCTGGTCGACCTGGATGCCAAGGATCCCCTGCATTGA
- the gyrA gene encoding DNA gyrase subunit A: MGELAKEILPVNIEDELKQSYLDYAMSVIVGRALPDARDGLKPVHRRVLFAMSELGNDWNKAYKKSARVVGDVIGKYHPHGDTAVYDTIVRMAQPFSLRYMLVDGQGNFGSVDGDNAAAMRYTEVRMAKLAHELLADLDKETVDWVPNYDGTEQIPAVMPTKIPNLLVNGSSGIAVGMATNIPPHNLSEVIDGCLALMDNGELTVDELMQYIPGPDFPTAGIINGRAGIIEAYRTGRGRIYMRARTEIEDIDKVGGRQQIIVTELPYQLNKARLIEKIAELVKEKKLEGITELRDESDKDGMRVVIELRRGEVPEVILNNLYAQTQMQSVFGINVVALVDGRPRTMNLKDMLEVFIRHRREVVTRRTVYELRKARERGHILEGQAVALSNIDPVIELIKTSPTPADAKERLIAAAWESSAVEAMVERAGADSCRPDDLDPQYGLREGKYYLSPEQAQAILELRLHRLTGLEHEKLLAEYQEILTQIGELIRILTSATRLMEVIREELEKVKAEFGDARRTEIMASQTDLTIADLITEEERVVTISHGGYAKSQPLHAYQAQRRGGKGKSATGVKDEDYIEHLLVANSHATLLLFSSKGKVYWLRTFEIPEASRTARGRPLVNLLPLDEGERITAMLQVDLEAVRQQAPEGEDGDDVIEGVLVEAEEVIEEVGDDEDADDDSADEPTGTYVFMATANGTVKKTPLVQFSKPRSSGLIALRLEEGDTLIAAAVTDGAREVMMFSDGGKVIRFKESKVRTMGRTARGVRGMRLPEGQRIISMLIPEAGAQILTASARGYGKRTEMAEFPRRGRGGQGVIAMVINERNGNLIGAIQVQNGEEIMMISDQGTLVRTRVDELRCLGRNTQGVILIKLAADETLVGLERVQEPSGVDDDEIEGEELDGEVLAEGADAESVEAADEGETSVDAPSDEE; the protein is encoded by the coding sequence ATGGGCGAACTGGCCAAAGAAATCCTCCCGGTCAATATCGAAGACGAGCTGAAACAGTCCTACCTCGACTACGCGATGAGCGTAATCGTTGGTCGCGCCCTGCCGGATGCGCGTGATGGCTTGAAGCCCGTGCACCGTCGCGTGCTGTTTGCGATGAGCGAGCTGGGTAACGACTGGAACAAGGCGTACAAGAAATCTGCCCGTGTGGTCGGTGACGTCATCGGTAAGTACCACCCCCACGGTGACACGGCGGTGTACGACACCATCGTGCGCATGGCCCAGCCGTTCTCGCTGCGCTACATGCTGGTCGATGGCCAGGGCAACTTCGGTTCGGTGGACGGCGACAACGCCGCAGCCATGCGCTACACCGAAGTGCGCATGGCCAAGCTGGCCCATGAGCTGCTGGCCGACCTGGACAAGGAAACCGTCGACTGGGTGCCCAACTACGACGGCACCGAGCAGATCCCGGCGGTCATGCCGACCAAGATCCCCAACCTGCTGGTCAACGGTTCCAGCGGTATCGCCGTGGGCATGGCGACCAACATCCCGCCGCACAACCTCTCCGAAGTGATCGACGGTTGCCTGGCGCTGATGGACAACGGCGAGCTCACCGTCGACGAGCTGATGCAGTACATCCCCGGCCCGGACTTCCCCACCGCGGGCATCATCAACGGTCGTGCCGGCATCATCGAGGCCTACCGTACCGGCCGTGGCCGCATTTATATGCGGGCCCGGACCGAGATCGAGGATATCGACAAGGTCGGTGGCCGTCAGCAGATCATCGTCACCGAGCTGCCGTACCAGCTGAACAAGGCGCGCTTGATCGAGAAGATCGCTGAGCTGGTCAAAGAGAAGAAGCTCGAAGGCATCACCGAACTGCGCGACGAGTCCGACAAGGACGGCATGCGCGTGGTCATCGAGCTGCGTCGCGGTGAAGTGCCCGAGGTGATCCTCAACAACCTCTACGCCCAGACCCAGATGCAGAGCGTGTTTGGCATCAACGTGGTGGCCCTGGTCGATGGCCGGCCGCGCACGATGAACCTCAAGGACATGCTCGAGGTGTTCATTCGTCACCGCCGCGAAGTGGTGACTCGGCGGACCGTCTACGAGCTGCGCAAGGCCCGTGAGCGTGGCCACATCCTTGAAGGTCAGGCAGTTGCCCTGTCCAACATCGACCCGGTGATCGAGCTGATCAAGACCTCGCCGACTCCGGCCGACGCCAAGGAACGCCTGATCGCCGCCGCCTGGGAATCCAGCGCCGTGGAGGCCATGGTCGAGCGCGCCGGTGCCGATTCTTGCCGTCCGGACGATCTGGATCCGCAATACGGTCTGCGCGAAGGCAAGTACTACCTGTCGCCCGAGCAGGCCCAGGCCATCCTCGAGCTGCGCCTGCACCGCCTGACCGGCCTGGAACACGAGAAGCTGCTGGCCGAGTACCAGGAGATCCTCACCCAGATCGGCGAGCTGATCCGCATCCTGACCAGCGCCACGCGCCTGATGGAAGTGATTCGCGAGGAGCTGGAGAAGGTCAAGGCCGAGTTCGGCGACGCCCGTCGTACCGAGATCATGGCCTCGCAGACCGACCTGACCATCGCCGACCTGATCACCGAAGAAGAGCGCGTGGTGACCATCTCCCACGGCGGCTACGCCAAGTCCCAGCCGCTGCATGCCTACCAGGCCCAGCGTCGCGGCGGCAAAGGCAAGTCGGCTACCGGGGTGAAGGACGAGGACTACATCGAACACCTGCTGGTCGCCAACAGCCACGCCACCCTGCTGCTGTTCTCCAGCAAGGGCAAGGTCTACTGGCTGCGCACCTTCGAGATCCCGGAAGCCTCGCGTACCGCCCGTGGCCGTCCGCTGGTCAACCTGCTGCCGCTGGATGAGGGCGAGCGCATCACCGCGATGCTCCAGGTCGACCTGGAAGCCGTACGCCAGCAAGCGCCGGAAGGTGAAGATGGCGACGACGTGATCGAAGGCGTGCTGGTCGAGGCGGAAGAAGTCATCGAAGAAGTCGGCGACGACGAAGACGCCGATGACGACAGCGCCGACGAGCCGACCGGTACCTACGTGTTCATGGCCACCGCCAACGGCACCGTGAAGAAGACTCCGCTGGTGCAGTTCAGCAAGCCGCGCAGCTCGGGCCTGATCGCCCTGCGCCTGGAAGAGGGCGACACCCTGATCGCTGCCGCCGTTACCGACGGTGCCCGTGAAGTGATGATGTTCTCCGATGGCGGCAAGGTCATCCGCTTCAAGGAAAGCAAGGTGCGCACCATGGGCCGTACCGCCCGCGGTGTGCGCGGCATGCGCCTGCCGGAAGGCCAGCGCATCATCTCCATGCTGATCCCGGAAGCCGGTGCGCAGATCCTCACCGCCTCTGCCCGTGGTTATGGCAAGCGCACCGAGATGGCCGAGTTCCCGCGCCGCGGTCGTGGTGGCCAGGGCGTGATCGCCATGGTCATCAACGAGCGCAATGGCAACCTGATCGGTGCCATCCAGGTGCAGAACGGCGAGGAGATCATGATGATTTCCGACCAGGGCACCCTGGTACGGACCCGCGTCGACGAGCTGCGCTGCCTGGGTCGTAACACCCAGGGCGTGATCCTGATCAAGCTGGCTGCCGACGAGACGCTGGTGGGTCTGGAACGCGTGCAGGAGCCCTCCGGCGTGGATGACGACGAGATCGAAGGCGAAGAGCTGGACGGCGAAGTGCTTGCCGAAGGCGCTGATGCCGAATCAGTGGAAGCGGCGGACGAGGGCGAGACCTCGGTAGATGCCCCAAGCGACGAAGAGTGA
- the rluB gene encoding 23S rRNA pseudouridine(2605) synthase RluB — MSEHEVDSEQVRPSGEKLQKVLARMGQGSRRDIEQWISQGRVKVNGVIATLGARVDLHDAISVDGHLLKREEMAESVRRVLIYNKPEGEICTRDDPEGRPTVFDRLPRPKEGRWINIGRLDINTTGLLMFTTDGELANRLMHPSYEMDREYAVRVRGEVTDEMIEQLKAGVMLEDGPAKFTDIKEAPRGDGFNHWYHCVVMEGRNREVRRLWESQGLVVSRLKRVRFGPVFMTSDLPMGRWRELTQREIDILSEEVGLQSVALPAMKEKMRDKLDRLQRKSARPLGKGERPKRVLRPSLDLSAGADAPRPARAPRGESAERAPRGPRKEGGEQSRAPRAPRKDSGERREGGRGSAVAERPADVNKKRTPRPANESSERPARKPRPSGDGQRPGFGRKR; from the coding sequence ATGAGTGAACACGAAGTCGACAGCGAACAAGTCCGCCCCAGCGGCGAGAAGCTGCAGAAAGTCCTGGCCCGCATGGGTCAAGGTTCCCGTCGCGATATCGAGCAGTGGATCAGCCAGGGCCGGGTCAAGGTCAATGGCGTGATCGCCACCCTCGGTGCGCGCGTCGATCTGCACGACGCCATCAGCGTTGACGGCCATCTGCTGAAACGCGAAGAAATGGCGGAAAGCGTGCGCCGCGTGCTGATCTACAACAAGCCGGAAGGCGAGATCTGCACCCGCGACGACCCGGAAGGCCGCCCCACCGTATTTGATCGCCTGCCACGACCGAAAGAAGGGCGCTGGATCAATATCGGTCGTCTCGACATCAATACCACCGGCCTGCTGATGTTCACCACCGACGGTGAGCTGGCCAACCGCCTGATGCACCCCTCCTACGAGATGGACCGCGAATACGCGGTGCGTGTGCGTGGCGAAGTCACCGACGAGATGATCGAACAGCTCAAGGCCGGCGTGATGCTGGAAGACGGCCCGGCCAAGTTCACCGACATCAAGGAAGCGCCGCGCGGCGACGGTTTCAACCACTGGTATCACTGCGTGGTGATGGAAGGGCGCAACCGTGAAGTGCGCCGCCTGTGGGAGTCCCAGGGCCTGGTGGTCAGCCGCCTGAAACGCGTGCGTTTCGGCCCGGTGTTCATGACCTCCGACCTGCCCATGGGCCGCTGGCGCGAACTGACCCAGCGCGAGATCGACATCCTCAGCGAGGAAGTCGGCCTGCAATCGGTGGCGCTGCCCGCCATGAAAGAGAAGATGCGCGACAAGCTCGACCGCCTGCAGCGCAAATCGGCCCGTCCGCTGGGCAAGGGCGAGCGGCCCAAGCGCGTGCTGCGTCCGTCGCTGGATCTCAGTGCCGGCGCCGATGCTCCGCGCCCGGCCCGCGCACCGCGTGGCGAAAGTGCTGAACGTGCTCCGCGCGGCCCGCGCAAAGAGGGTGGCGAGCAGTCGCGCGCGCCACGTGCGCCACGCAAGGACTCCGGTGAGCGGCGTGAAGGTGGGCGTGGTTCGGCGGTGGCCGAGCGTCCGGCAGACGTGAACAAGAAGCGCACGCCGCGCCCGGCCAACGAGTCGAGCGAGCGTCCGGCACGCAAGCCACGCCCGAGTGGCGATGGGCAGCGTCCGGGTTTTGGCCGCAAGCGCTGA
- the mtnA gene encoding S-methyl-5-thioribose-1-phosphate isomerase, translating to MREQLLAAEKVKAIEWRDGKLHLLDQRLLPREETWLVYDSAAGVAEAIRQMVVRGAPAIGIAAAFGLVLGARARLAEGDADWQVELEGDFTVLADSRPTAVNLFWALERMRERLQRLKAGEDPLLALEVEALGILESDREANLTMAQLGMELIRKHQGSPQSILTHCNTGALATGGFGTALGVIRAAYLDGLVERVYADETRPWLQGSRLTAWELEGEGVPVTLNVDSAAAHLMKTRGITWVIVGADRITANGDVANKIGTYQLAVCAMHHGVRFMVVAPSSTIDMGLEDGEDIPIEERDGRELLDVGGQRIAANVDAYNPVFDVTPADLIDVIVTEKGIVERPDAAKMAQLMCRKRLH from the coding sequence ATGCGTGAGCAATTGCTGGCGGCTGAGAAGGTAAAGGCCATTGAGTGGCGAGATGGCAAGCTGCACTTGCTCGACCAGCGTCTGCTGCCGCGCGAGGAAACCTGGCTGGTGTATGACTCCGCTGCCGGGGTGGCCGAGGCCATTCGCCAGATGGTGGTGCGGGGTGCGCCAGCCATCGGTATTGCCGCAGCGTTCGGCCTGGTGTTGGGTGCGCGGGCGCGTCTGGCCGAAGGCGATGCCGACTGGCAGGTGGAGCTGGAAGGGGATTTCACCGTGCTGGCCGACTCCCGGCCGACGGCGGTCAACCTGTTCTGGGCTCTGGAGCGCATGCGTGAACGCCTGCAGCGCCTGAAAGCCGGGGAAGACCCGCTGCTGGCGCTGGAGGTGGAGGCGCTGGGTATCCTGGAAAGCGACCGCGAAGCCAATCTGACCATGGCCCAGCTCGGCATGGAGCTGATTCGCAAGCACCAGGGCAGCCCGCAGAGTATTCTCACCCACTGCAATACCGGCGCCCTGGCCACCGGCGGTTTCGGTACCGCGCTGGGGGTGATTCGCGCCGCGTACCTGGATGGTCTGGTCGAGCGCGTGTATGCCGACGAAACCCGGCCCTGGCTGCAAGGTTCGCGCCTGACCGCCTGGGAGTTGGAGGGTGAGGGCGTACCGGTCACCCTGAATGTGGATTCCGCTGCGGCGCATCTGATGAAGACCCGTGGCATCACCTGGGTCATAGTCGGCGCCGACCGCATTACCGCCAATGGTGATGTGGCCAACAAGATCGGCACCTACCAGCTGGCCGTCTGCGCCATGCACCACGGCGTGCGCTTCATGGTGGTGGCGCCCAGTTCGACCATCGACATGGGTCTGGAAGATGGTGAGGACATTCCCATCGAGGAGCGCGACGGCCGCGAGCTGCTGGATGTCGGCGGTCAGCGGATTGCCGCCAATGTCGATGCCTACAACCCGGTGTTCGATGTCACCCCGGCCGACCTGATCGATGTGATTGTCACCGAAAAAGGCATAGTCGAGCGGCCCGATGCGGCGAAAATGGCGCAACTGATGTGCCGCAAGCGCCTGCACTGA
- the ubiG gene encoding bifunctional 2-polyprenyl-6-hydroxyphenol methylase/3-demethylubiquinol 3-O-methyltransferase UbiG translates to MSNVDHAEIAKFEALAHRWWDRESEFKPLHDINPLRVNWIDERVGLAGKKVLDVGCGGGILSESMAQRGATVMGIDMGEAPLAVAQLHQLESGVNVEYRQITAEALAEEMPGQFDVVTCLEMLEHVPDPSSVIRACYRMVKPGGQVFFSTINRNPKAYLFAVVGAEYLLRLLPRGTHDFKKFIRPSELGAWSRAAGLTVKDIIGLTYNPLTKHYKLASDVDVNYMIQTLREE, encoded by the coding sequence ATGAGCAACGTCGACCACGCCGAAATCGCCAAATTCGAAGCCCTCGCCCACCGCTGGTGGGACCGCGAGAGCGAGTTCAAGCCACTGCACGATATCAACCCATTGCGGGTCAACTGGATCGACGAGCGTGTCGGCCTGGCTGGCAAGAAGGTGCTCGACGTCGGCTGCGGCGGCGGCATCCTCAGCGAATCCATGGCCCAGCGGGGAGCAACGGTCATGGGCATCGATATGGGCGAAGCGCCGCTGGCCGTGGCCCAGCTGCACCAGCTGGAGTCCGGGGTGAACGTCGAATACCGGCAGATCACCGCCGAAGCCCTGGCCGAGGAAATGCCCGGTCAATTCGATGTGGTCACCTGCCTGGAAATGCTCGAGCACGTACCGGACCCGTCCTCGGTGATCCGCGCCTGCTACCGCATGGTCAAGCCCGGCGGCCAGGTGTTCTTCTCCACCATCAACCGCAACCCCAAGGCCTACCTGTTCGCCGTGGTCGGCGCCGAATACCTGCTGCGCCTGCTGCCACGCGGCACCCATGACTTCAAGAAGTTCATCCGCCCCTCCGAACTGGGCGCCTGGAGCCGCGCCGCCGGCCTGACCGTCAAGGACATCATCGGCCTGACCTACAACCCGCTGACCAAGCACTACAAGCTGGCCAGCGACGTGGACGTCAACTACATGATCCAGACCCTGCGCGAGGAGTAA